In Sulfurisphaera javensis, a single genomic region encodes these proteins:
- a CDS encoding APC family permease, with product MAQEKKSLFLRESSGLVREVSPWASMSATFGLVTGGVPILIMSWLFTAPGANWILSFLLALPATLGMAYLFYIAGISMPRSGGDYVFNSRAIHPLIGFVNYWGLFIGFALSLGYYSYLAAQWFAYLFSGIGLAYNNSYFLNIGNFLGTTEAEIVLGTIVVIISTVLAMIPRFQWKFVLWGGIITIITSIIMFIALAQITPSQFAIALSKNVGIPNAYNEVISDAEKNGLSFYPTLFASFLALPVVWYYYTWYNLPASWSGEMKRPKTNVLYSIIVSILIIAVYYMLIAYFNERAFGGTFLTSWSYISNNQINDTVYNSLSNIGDFTPYFAFIVNHSLPLFIIMFIALWLPNFYSNPPLVVALVRYLFAWSFDRVMPSWLADVNDKFKSPLKATLLVGILGEVGVLLYAFNTPVAIVDTTVVFEIGYAIFAISTAIMPFIRKDIYRRTVPHKWSLGSIPLISIIGGAVFAFLVGVLVFTWNNPVLLPVNLPTLLSLGIIYASGIAIYLVAYYYNRNNGIDLNMIFNEIPPE from the coding sequence ATGGCCCAAGAGAAAAAGTCTCTATTTTTAAGAGAAAGCTCCGGGTTAGTAAGGGAAGTAAGCCCCTGGGCATCAATGTCAGCAACTTTTGGATTAGTAACTGGAGGAGTACCAATATTAATAATGTCATGGTTATTTACTGCTCCCGGAGCAAATTGGATATTATCATTTTTATTAGCTCTTCCTGCTACATTAGGAATGGCATATCTTTTTTATATAGCCGGAATTTCTATGCCTAGATCTGGAGGAGATTATGTATTTAATAGTAGAGCTATTCATCCTTTAATTGGTTTCGTAAACTATTGGGGTTTATTCATAGGTTTTGCACTCTCCTTAGGTTATTATAGTTATTTAGCTGCACAATGGTTTGCTTATTTATTCTCTGGAATAGGTTTAGCTTATAACAATTCTTACTTCTTAAATATAGGGAACTTCTTAGGAACTACTGAAGCAGAGATAGTATTAGGAACAATTGTTGTAATTATTTCCACAGTATTAGCAATGATACCAAGATTTCAATGGAAGTTTGTATTATGGGGAGGAATAATAACAATAATAACAAGTATTATAATGTTTATTGCATTAGCACAAATAACTCCATCACAGTTTGCAATTGCATTAAGTAAAAATGTTGGTATACCAAATGCATATAATGAGGTAATATCTGATGCAGAGAAGAACGGTCTCTCATTTTACCCCACATTGTTTGCTTCATTCTTAGCCTTGCCAGTAGTTTGGTATTATTATACATGGTATAACTTACCAGCATCATGGTCTGGTGAAATGAAGAGGCCAAAGACTAACGTACTCTACTCAATAATAGTTTCTATTTTGATCATTGCAGTATATTACATGCTAATAGCATACTTTAATGAAAGAGCTTTCGGAGGAACATTTCTCACATCTTGGAGTTATATTTCAAATAATCAAATAAATGATACTGTGTATAATTCATTAAGTAATATTGGTGATTTCACCCCATATTTTGCGTTTATTGTAAACCATAGTTTACCATTGTTTATAATAATGTTTATAGCTTTATGGTTACCGAACTTCTACAGTAACCCACCATTAGTAGTTGCTTTAGTTAGATATCTATTTGCATGGTCTTTTGATAGGGTTATGCCATCATGGTTAGCTGATGTGAATGATAAGTTCAAATCTCCACTAAAAGCGACATTATTAGTTGGAATCTTAGGAGAAGTTGGTGTATTACTTTATGCATTTAACACGCCAGTTGCTATTGTTGATACTACTGTTGTTTTTGAAATAGGTTATGCTATATTTGCAATATCTACTGCAATTATGCCTTTTATAAGAAAAGATATCTATAGGCGTACTGTACCACACAAATGGAGCTTAGGTAGTATACCATTAATTAGTATAATAGGTGGTGCAGTATTTGCGTTCTTAGTAGGAGTTTTAGTATTTACGTGGAATAATCCAGTATTACTTCCAGTTAATCTTCCAACACTATTATCTTTAGGAATTATTTATGCTTCTGGCATAGCAATATATTTAGTAGCTTACTATTATAATAGAAATAACGGAATTGACTTAAATATGATATTTAATGAAATTCCACCAGAATAA
- the doxA gene encoding thiosulfate:quinone oxidoreductase small subunit, which produces MVNKVTIVGLIFAIFTIGWILGTGQWAYGNVVGPLFNNSKLPKLNITYIEAYNTPKGVCLIMNITDIDGPDAYPASAPLMEIYNSTWHMFLNSSEISNDTVKIIQAPWNANKKDSVNWYSGFIVVLGSEGQFHLIIKGLHLSPGKYYVKLFTPAISGSRQATATFVIS; this is translated from the coding sequence ATGGTTAATAAAGTAACTATTGTAGGTTTAATTTTTGCAATATTTACTATTGGATGGATATTAGGTACAGGCCAATGGGCATATGGCAATGTTGTAGGACCTTTATTTAATAATTCAAAACTACCAAAACTTAATATCACTTATATTGAGGCATATAACACACCAAAAGGAGTATGTTTAATCATGAATATAACTGATATAGACGGACCAGATGCTTATCCAGCCTCTGCACCTTTAATGGAAATTTATAATTCTACATGGCATATGTTCTTAAACTCGTCTGAAATCTCAAATGACACAGTAAAGATAATACAAGCACCATGGAATGCAAATAAAAAGGATTCTGTTAATTGGTACTCTGGATTCATAGTAGTATTAGGAAGTGAGGGTCAATTTCACTTAATAATAAAGGGATTACATCTATCACCCGGTAAATATTATGTGAAATTGTTTACTCCAGCAATAAGTGGAAGTAGACAAGCTACAGCTACATTCGTCATAAGCTAA
- the doxD gene encoding thiosulfate:quinone oxidoreductase large subunit, translating to MSKMNYNEGNATRLEYVWPIRFAVGWMFLDGGLRKAVLKPAKLDPNSPSFVGGKLVNFLPHAGPFKPFLLMTLENHALNVTFLTIFSYIEVIAGLFVVIGLLTRLAAFGTAVMAIGMAPAYWLGSTCEDEWQIGALLTAGSIVIMLTGAGRVWGLDYFLYKKFGDRPIANVPILKWIKLW from the coding sequence ATGTCCAAGATGAACTACAACGAAGGAAATGCTACAAGATTAGAATACGTATGGCCAATAAGGTTTGCCGTAGGATGGATGTTTTTAGATGGAGGGTTAAGAAAGGCAGTATTAAAACCAGCGAAATTAGATCCTAACTCTCCATCATTCGTTGGTGGAAAACTAGTAAACTTTTTACCACATGCTGGACCATTTAAACCATTCTTATTAATGACTCTAGAAAATCACGCTCTTAACGTTACTTTCCTAACTATATTTAGTTATATTGAAGTTATTGCCGGCTTATTTGTCGTAATAGGATTACTAACTAGATTGGCTGCATTTGGTACTGCTGTAATGGCAATTGGTATGGCTCCGGCATATTGGTTAGGATCAACTTGTGAAGACGAATGGCAAATAGGAGCATTATTAACGGCAGGTTCTATAGTGATAATGTTAACTGGTGCCGGAAGAGTCTGGGGATTAGACTACTTCCTTTACAAAAAATTTGGAGATAGACCAATAGCTAATGTTCCTATACTTAAGTGGATTAAATTATGGTGA
- a CDS encoding MFS transporter translates to MPKGKMILAIGFIIMSFNSLYQYAWNAFLPHLKIGLRATLPEIEVAFTLFTIFSTTFQIIGGNIADSKGPRKIGIISSILSATGFLGSSFSSSLYQFYFFWSIGSIGEGILYGIAANLAVKWFKKTRGFATGFVSLGFGLGSVLVNPFIYSFYNYRMVMFLIGLLEIIILPVMLSFVDYPKEVKGEKPKDVLKTGKWWLIYFSFALSAVPLTIYSSSLSVVANGNVILLITIFPLLSGISRPILGYISDILGRLTTLLVTLTMMIIGSILFLVNLILPSVLVIGFFGGSLITLYFSIVGDIFGEKFSTSNNAILYTGKAVAGVLGGFTFSLLYDFSPTIAKEFGLISAIAGLLLLLSKTVPMKA, encoded by the coding sequence GTGCCAAAAGGTAAAATGATTCTAGCAATAGGATTCATCATAATGTCATTCAATTCTCTTTATCAGTACGCATGGAACGCTTTTCTTCCTCACCTAAAAATTGGATTAAGAGCTACTTTGCCAGAAATTGAAGTAGCTTTCACTCTTTTTACTATTTTCTCAACAACTTTTCAAATAATCGGTGGAAATATTGCAGATTCAAAAGGCCCTAGAAAGATTGGAATAATATCCTCTATTCTTTCAGCTACTGGATTCTTAGGTTCCTCTTTTTCCTCATCACTTTATCAATTTTACTTCTTTTGGTCAATAGGAAGCATTGGTGAAGGGATTCTATATGGTATTGCAGCAAATTTAGCTGTAAAATGGTTTAAGAAAACTAGAGGCTTTGCAACCGGTTTTGTATCCCTCGGTTTTGGTCTAGGATCTGTTTTGGTAAATCCCTTTATATATTCTTTCTATAACTATAGAATGGTAATGTTTCTAATAGGGTTATTAGAAATTATAATACTTCCAGTAATGTTAAGTTTTGTCGATTATCCTAAGGAAGTGAAAGGAGAAAAGCCAAAAGACGTTTTAAAAACTGGAAAATGGTGGCTAATTTATTTCTCTTTTGCTTTAAGTGCAGTACCTTTAACGATTTACTCCTCTTCTCTTTCAGTTGTTGCAAATGGTAATGTGATTCTGCTAATAACTATATTTCCCTTATTAAGTGGAATTAGTAGACCAATTTTAGGTTATATTTCAGATATTTTAGGTAGGTTAACGACTCTCTTAGTTACACTTACAATGATGATAATAGGTAGTATATTATTCCTTGTTAACCTTATACTTCCTTCAGTTCTAGTTATAGGATTCTTTGGTGGTTCCTTAATTACACTTTATTTTTCAATTGTAGGAGATATATTTGGAGAAAAATTCTCTACTTCTAATAATGCTATTCTTTACACTGGTAAAGCAGTTGCTGGGGTTTTAGGTGGTTTTACATTTTCCCTTTTATATGATTTTTCTCCTACTATAGCTAAAGAATTTGGTTTAATTTCAGCAATTGCAGGCTTATTGTTATTGCTGTCGAAAACAGTTCCCATGAAAGCGTGA
- a CDS encoding IS607 family transposase, translating to MLRPKEVCQKLGISYRTLQEYVKKGYIKPERLPSGKMRFREEDVERLAGIIRKKKIVLYARVSSQKDDLVNQVNYLKEKVPEHDIIITDIRSGLNMKRKGFQRLLKMILNNEVNKIVIAYPDRLVRFGFEIIEEICKTHGCEIIVLEKEDKTPEQELIEDLISILVSFSGKLYGMKSHKVKKCVEELKN from the coding sequence ATGCTAAGACCCAAAGAAGTATGCCAAAAACTAGGAATCTCATACAGAACATTACAAGAATACGTGAAAAAAGGATACATAAAACCAGAAAGACTACCATCAGGAAAAATGAGATTCCGTGAAGAAGACGTCGAAAGACTAGCAGGAATAATACGAAAGAAGAAAATAGTACTCTACGCTAGAGTATCATCACAAAAAGATGACTTAGTAAACCAAGTAAACTACTTAAAGGAAAAAGTACCAGAACACGACATAATAATAACAGACATAAGATCTGGACTGAATATGAAGAGAAAAGGATTCCAAAGACTCTTGAAGATGATACTAAACAATGAGGTCAACAAAATAGTGATAGCTTACCCAGACAGACTAGTAAGATTCGGATTCGAAATAATAGAGGAAATATGTAAAACACACGGTTGTGAAATAATAGTACTAGAAAAAGAAGACAAAACACCAGAACAAGAACTAATTGAAGACCTAATTAGCATCTTAGTCTCATTCTCTGGAAAGTTATACGGAATGAAAAGTCATAAGGTGAAAAAATGTGTTGAAGAACTTAAGAATTAA
- a CDS encoding RNA-guided endonuclease TnpB family protein yields the protein MYKVLREEYGLPSKLAQDCYRDAIATYKGWLKNPKRGRFPVLKNISVWLTAKASYTLDLENKKAKILGQEVQIIGYPHNLDFYKDWEIKEARLVMRADEWYLHVTMKKKVKVEKEVKGLIAVDINMDFITLGNDKQVIEIPTKLSDVYHYKKLAEGLQRKYPKRWKENKRILNRIRHFHTRARNILIDFARKVGKWVIDEAIKFSVNYIVLERLNRMISRVKELKKDFRDRLYLMEYSRIQYWIGWEAKKHGLNVIYVDAKYSSQTCPKCGSRMVESSYRMLKCEKCGYEDHRDYIAVKNLYGRGSLTLSTAPQMRDVTTNR from the coding sequence TTGTATAAGGTACTAAGAGAGGAATACGGCCTACCTTCCAAGTTGGCACAAGATTGTTATCGTGATGCTATAGCAACATACAAAGGCTGGTTAAAGAATCCAAAAAGAGGAAGATTTCCAGTACTGAAAAACATATCAGTTTGGCTAACAGCAAAAGCTAGCTACACTCTCGATTTGGAAAACAAGAAAGCAAAGATATTAGGGCAGGAAGTTCAAATTATAGGATATCCTCACAACCTGGATTTCTATAAGGATTGGGAGATAAAAGAAGCTAGGCTTGTTATGAGGGCTGATGAGTGGTATCTTCACGTGACAATGAAGAAGAAAGTTAAAGTTGAGAAGGAAGTTAAAGGTCTTATTGCTGTTGATATAAACATGGATTTTATTACATTAGGTAATGATAAGCAGGTGATTGAGATACCAACCAAGTTATCAGATGTTTATCATTATAAGAAGTTGGCTGAGGGACTACAGAGGAAATACCCTAAAAGATGGAAAGAGAACAAGAGGATTTTGAATAGGATTAGACACTTTCACACGAGAGCTAGGAATATTCTTATAGACTTTGCTAGGAAAGTTGGTAAGTGGGTTATTGATGAGGCTATTAAATTTAGTGTCAACTACATAGTACTTGAGAGACTAAACAGAATGATTTCTCGTGTTAAGGAGTTAAAGAAGGACTTTAGGGATAGGTTGTATCTTATGGAGTACTCTCGTATTCAATATTGGATTGGGTGGGAAGCAAAGAAGCATGGTCTTAACGTGATTTATGTTGATGCAAAATATTCGTCTCAAACTTGTCCTAAGTGTGGCTCAAGAATGGTTGAGAGTAGTTATCGTATGCTTAAATGTGAAAAGTGTGGTTATGAGGATCATCGTGATTATATAGCTGTTAAAAATCTATATGGGAGGGGGTCTCTGACCCTCTCGACTGCCCCTCAAATGAGAGATGTAACCACGAATCGATGA
- a CDS encoding MFS transporter translates to MQRKEITFIEALLVIIPLTIAVRASNNMLMTTLPLVVKYLFNFNEEEVGIISALTSLSTFIGSGIINSRLRGDIRKIVFRISALIYAFLLPLFYLVSPITVWILSGIAGVVLGILMPNIITYAGLLKDRKQRERVLSIYTLALSASLVIGPAIESWILDYFNLLFVFLFFAPFSILTGIMAFFVEFPNENGNGTKVKVLSNPGFITAVINILTYNIVFSILLAFGGIYAKSTFNVSYSTVTLLFSSFFLTSFLSRLYLSIRPAEKLYYHIVFAISVTTVGLILISVLPPLLTFFTIALLLLGIPHGLTYPLSVISISRTFKPEERNAANSTFFAVMMLIGIITPTVAGFVIQHIGFRLTLAFIIPIIIILLALLGRYVKYVDKVE, encoded by the coding sequence ATGCAAAGAAAAGAAATAACATTTATTGAAGCATTACTTGTTATTATTCCATTGACTATAGCTGTAAGAGCCTCAAACAATATGTTAATGACAACATTACCCCTTGTTGTAAAGTATTTATTTAATTTTAATGAAGAAGAGGTAGGAATAATTTCTGCGTTAACTTCGTTATCAACATTTATAGGTAGTGGGATAATAAATTCTAGGTTAAGAGGAGATATTAGAAAAATTGTTTTCAGAATTTCTGCTTTAATTTATGCATTTCTCTTGCCTCTTTTTTATTTAGTTTCTCCAATTACAGTTTGGATTTTGTCTGGAATTGCTGGGGTAGTCTTAGGAATTCTAATGCCTAATATAATAACTTATGCTGGGTTATTAAAAGATAGAAAGCAAAGGGAAAGAGTTTTGTCTATATATACTTTAGCTTTAAGTGCGAGTTTAGTAATAGGACCAGCAATTGAATCTTGGATACTTGATTATTTCAATTTACTTTTTGTCTTTCTGTTTTTCGCACCTTTTTCTATTCTTACTGGTATAATGGCTTTTTTTGTTGAATTTCCAAATGAGAATGGAAATGGTACAAAAGTTAAGGTTCTCTCAAATCCTGGCTTTATTACAGCTGTAATAAACATTTTAACATATAATATTGTGTTCTCGATTCTTTTAGCTTTTGGAGGGATTTATGCAAAATCAACGTTTAATGTATCTTACTCTACCGTAACCCTACTATTTTCATCCTTTTTCTTAACTTCCTTTCTCTCAAGGCTATATCTTTCCATAAGACCAGCTGAGAAATTATATTATCACATTGTCTTTGCCATTTCTGTAACTACTGTAGGATTAATTTTGATCTCTGTTCTTCCTCCTCTTTTAACTTTCTTTACAATTGCACTTTTACTTTTAGGAATCCCTCATGGCCTAACTTACCCACTTTCAGTAATTTCAATAAGCAGAACGTTTAAACCAGAAGAAAGAAATGCCGCAAATAGTACTTTCTTTGCTGTTATGATGCTAATAGGTATTATAACACCTACAGTTGCAGGATTTGTTATTCAACATATAGGATTTAGACTAACTTTAGCTTTTATTATCCCTATAATCATAATATTACTCGCATTACTTGGAAGATATGTAAAATATGTGGATAAAGTGGAGTAA
- a CDS encoding DUF3834 domain-containing protein, with the protein MSSQNKIRILAAPGPVSYPLIAYQIKNKDIEITFGKEGTSADAIVDSTVSLVKRGLRLDYITVKRLMVISPGVREGKIGIWRKGSAADVLTRAVIDKRKLNAEIIYSEDFLQLLNMLKSNQVSSATLSSAIAKGEAFEDLLEVPGSCGIHINNSSAEESIINAYKEGIEIAKQDLDRVADYIVKNLPIKVNKEFVVGVFKNAEFDIWKGGEFKEFYELVKKYSSQ; encoded by the coding sequence ATGAGTTCCCAAAATAAAATTAGAATATTAGCCGCTCCAGGCCCAGTATCTTATCCATTAATAGCATATCAAATTAAAAATAAAGACATAGAAATAACATTCGGAAAAGAAGGAACTTCAGCAGACGCAATAGTTGATTCAACAGTATCATTAGTAAAAAGGGGATTAAGGTTAGACTATATTACCGTAAAGAGGTTAATGGTTATATCTCCCGGTGTTAGAGAAGGAAAAATAGGTATTTGGAGAAAAGGAAGTGCTGCTGATGTCCTAACAAGAGCTGTTATAGATAAAAGAAAATTAAACGCTGAAATTATATATAGTGAAGACTTTTTACAACTACTTAACATGCTAAAAAGTAATCAAGTTTCATCAGCTACTCTTAGTTCAGCTATTGCAAAAGGAGAAGCTTTTGAGGATTTATTAGAAGTTCCGGGCAGTTGCGGTATTCATATTAATAATTCTTCAGCTGAGGAAAGTATCATAAATGCTTATAAAGAGGGTATTGAAATAGCAAAGCAAGATTTAGATAGAGTAGCAGATTATATTGTTAAAAACTTGCCAATTAAAGTAAATAAAGAATTTGTTGTAGGAGTATTTAAGAACGCTGAATTTGATATATGGAAAGGAGGAGAATTTAAAGAATTTTATGAACTAGTAAAGAAGTATTCTTCGCAGTAA
- a CDS encoding DUF1286 domain-containing protein, with the protein MKLKTHYVFSTGLISLLLSLLFSLNFYYNLFIAFYSSFLGNTLIDRIGHKEMLTRRGYIPVRTPLTHTLPRSIGWGLVVILPLLYLIYETHYGYSYYYDDGYYYSFLPVIISGILVGPSHMLLDVFTENGIYIKKNGKWRRYALAHFKYDNIGINGLAIFLGFLMLLASYYFSYHY; encoded by the coding sequence ATGAAGTTAAAGACCCATTATGTTTTTTCTACTGGCTTAATATCTTTACTATTAAGTCTCTTATTTAGTCTTAATTTTTATTATAATTTGTTTATTGCTTTCTATTCATCTTTTCTTGGTAATACTCTCATAGATAGGATTGGACATAAGGAAATGTTAACTAGAAGAGGATATATTCCCGTTAGGACACCATTAACGCATACATTGCCAAGGAGTATTGGTTGGGGGTTAGTTGTGATCTTACCCTTACTATATTTAATTTATGAGACTCATTATGGTTATTCTTACTATTATGACGATGGTTATTATTATTCCTTTCTTCCAGTTATAATATCTGGAATATTAGTTGGACCATCCCATATGCTTCTAGATGTTTTTACTGAGAATGGGATTTACATAAAGAAGAATGGAAAATGGAGAAGATATGCTTTAGCACACTTCAAATACGATAATATAGGAATAAATGGATTAGCAATTTTCTTAGGTTTTCTTATGTTATTAGCATCTTATTATTTTTCTTATCATTACTAG
- a CDS encoding PaREP1 family protein: MEEILKKAEEKGINVIDVILKELDKIDPEESIRLRLNLAEKYFKEAREFIDKGDPIQASEKLYKVAEELIKLLAELYDTPEYEEFKKEGRWYTYKLQSTSLFLSKKLGDWVRRGWDTGYILDVWGFHEGKLSIDYIKEVIRDIEIMLENTRKLTQKN, from the coding sequence GTGGAAGAGATACTTAAGAAAGCTGAAGAAAAAGGGATTAATGTAATAGATGTCATTCTTAAAGAGTTAGACAAAATTGATCCAGAAGAAAGCATTAGACTTAGATTAAATTTAGCTGAAAAATACTTTAAAGAAGCTAGAGAGTTTATTGATAAAGGAGATCCTATTCAAGCTTCAGAGAAACTATATAAAGTTGCAGAAGAATTAATCAAACTTTTGGCAGAATTGTATGATACACCGGAGTATGAAGAATTTAAGAAAGAAGGAAGATGGTATACTTACAAGCTTCAGTCTACCTCTCTATTTCTTTCTAAAAAGCTAGGAGATTGGGTAAGAAGAGGTTGGGATACTGGGTATATCCTAGACGTTTGGGGTTTTCATGAAGGAAAATTGAGCATAGATTATATAAAGGAGGTAATAAGGGATATTGAAATAATGTTAGAAAACACTAGAAAATTAACACAGAAAAATTGA
- a CDS encoding MFS transporter codes for MRLSIFSTLLLFLISAIAVYSIVPLIPSLSKELHTSITTLALVVSLGWIGGAIGGLIMGALSDSYGRRISLFVSVLLFGIGTLISYFISNVYFLFVTWFIVGFGVNGENGISYAIVAESLKSGRGSIGGFMQGLYFAGYLLSLLFALTHYSLLLIGLLSLVLSPLSFTIQETRGRRGVSPFSNFSELDIKIAIITSILAISAFLYTVPFVSLIPTLFEIDKINYDLLLIASALGIFFYALSGYISDIIGRKRTSIILSVVALIASLIFLFSLYDKNLLVVSTFTVFLGSSFFSYLGVWISELYPPKMRGTGTNLSFLVGRIIGGGFGVTLVTLLPFTLGMNMSVMLIICSILAIISSMMSRDL; via the coding sequence ATGAGATTATCAATTTTTTCAACTTTATTACTTTTCTTAATTTCAGCTATTGCAGTTTACTCCATAGTCCCTTTAATACCGTCATTAAGTAAAGAACTTCATACATCAATTACAACTTTAGCCTTAGTTGTTTCATTAGGATGGATTGGAGGAGCAATTGGAGGATTAATAATGGGTGCCTTATCAGATTCTTACGGAAGGAGAATATCACTTTTCGTTTCTGTACTTTTATTTGGAATTGGAACTTTGATCTCCTATTTTATTTCTAACGTTTATTTCTTATTTGTAACCTGGTTTATTGTTGGTTTTGGAGTTAATGGTGAAAACGGAATTAGTTATGCTATAGTTGCTGAATCTTTAAAATCTGGGAGGGGAAGTATAGGAGGTTTCATGCAAGGATTATATTTTGCTGGTTATCTTTTATCCCTTTTATTTGCTTTAACACATTATTCTCTCTTATTAATAGGATTACTCTCTCTTGTTCTATCCCCACTTTCTTTTACAATACAAGAAACAAGAGGTAGGAGAGGAGTTTCGCCGTTTTCTAATTTCTCAGAATTAGACATAAAAATTGCGATAATTACTTCTATCTTAGCTATCTCAGCATTTTTGTATACAGTTCCCTTTGTTTCATTAATTCCTACGCTTTTTGAAATTGACAAAATAAACTATGATTTACTACTCATAGCCTCTGCCTTAGGAATATTCTTTTACGCACTTTCTGGTTATATATCTGATATTATAGGAAGGAAAAGGACTTCAATAATACTTTCTGTAGTGGCATTAATAGCCTCATTGATATTTTTGTTTTCTCTTTACGATAAAAATCTTCTTGTAGTGAGTACATTTACAGTATTTTTAGGTTCATCATTCTTCTCTTACTTAGGAGTCTGGATAAGTGAACTTTACCCACCAAAAATGAGAGGAACTGGAACAAATTTATCTTTCCTTGTTGGAAGGATTATTGGTGGAGGATTCGGAGTAACATTAGTTACTTTACTTCCTTTTACCCTAGGAATGAATATGAGTGTAATGCTTATAATCTGCAGTATATTAGCAATTATTAGTAGTATGATGAGTAGGGACCTCTAA
- a CDS encoding nucleotidyltransferase domain-containing protein has product MPDFIDLLLQDMKEREEVLSHLDKYLSIIKQAVKELDPDAKILLFGSYVRGNFRPDSDIDVLVISDKYGENADLQAKMNAHILMKLNVFGIFEIHVVSRKIYEEWYKRFIDVYKEI; this is encoded by the coding sequence ATGCCTGACTTCATAGACTTACTTCTCCAGGATATGAAGGAAAGAGAGGAAGTACTTTCTCATCTAGATAAGTATTTATCTATCATAAAACAAGCTGTTAAAGAACTTGATCCAGATGCTAAGATACTGCTATTCGGAAGTTATGTTAGAGGAAATTTTAGACCAGATAGTGATATCGACGTTTTAGTCATATCTGATAAATATGGTGAAAATGCTGATTTGCAAGCTAAGATGAATGCTCACATTTTGATGAAATTAAATGTATTTGGAATTTTCGAAATTCACGTAGTTTCAAGAAAGATATATGAAGAGTGGTACAAGAGATTTATCGATGTATATAAAGAGATCTAA
- a CDS encoding HEPN domain-containing protein has product MSFLKERAEKFLVIAQVSFDKGFYDMVLFNVEQYIQLYVKYFIYLKSGDYPKSHDLIKLFNYLKTIYEKKCVDDFIKENIDLLSVLQQAYISSCYMPIEYTRDQAEKVLRLVEEFKEMVQQCLTS; this is encoded by the coding sequence GTGAGCTTTCTTAAGGAAAGAGCTGAAAAATTCCTCGTAATTGCACAAGTTAGCTTTGATAAAGGATTTTATGATATGGTTCTTTTTAACGTTGAACAATACATTCAGCTTTATGTAAAGTATTTCATTTATTTGAAAAGCGGAGACTATCCTAAATCTCATGATTTAATTAAACTCTTCAATTACTTAAAAACAATTTACGAGAAGAAATGTGTAGATGATTTCATTAAAGAGAACATAGACTTGCTTTCTGTTCTTCAGCAAGCATATATCTCATCTTGTTATATGCCAATTGAGTACACAAGGGATCAAGCTGAAAAAGTTTTAAGGTTAGTCGAAGAGTTTAAAGAGATGGTTCAACAATGCCTGACTTCATAG